Genomic DNA from Manihot esculenta cultivar AM560-2 chromosome 15, M.esculenta_v8, whole genome shotgun sequence:
CATTGACATATTTCTTTTTGGTAAAACCACACCCAGCTTATGTAGTCACACAGTCCCAAATTTTTCAATCACCATGTGTCCAGCATAAGATAAAACAAAATGTGGTTTTGCAAACTGACATAAGTATCATTGGTTTTATGCTGTCCAATGCCTCACGCAGCGATGAACAGTAATAAGGAAGAATATTTACCAGCTAATGCACACAGCATATCCCCAAAACTTTTACTGGTCTGAACACCATGGTgtaacctatgttgagcagcttcTGCAGCGGGAAGCTGAAAACCACTGTAACTGGAAGAATAGTTGGATTAAGTATCTGTAAACAGTCACACACCAAGCCAAATGCCTACAACTTCAAGGAGCTTATAAAGAAACCTTTATACACATGAATAATGGAACAAATTGCAGATATTGCAAGTACCTCTCTTCAAAATGTTTTGATCTATCAGTACAGTTTGCAGCGTGTGCTGCTCTTAAGAATAAGCTTTTGGTGTTGTCATATTGAAATGGCCAGAAAGCCTCCTTCAAACTTCTCAAAGTCTGCATATAAAGTCAACTATGATTAAGGGAAAAAAATGGCCAAAATCACAACAGGGTTATGCACAtaaaacaaaatgaaaataatagagAGTAACTATAGCTCAAAGTTGAATCTTCTCTGCAAATAACAAACCACTCAAACAAATTGTTTGGCGCCACATTTAAGCAAAGGGTGAGAATTTTGGATTTCTTAGCCAGCTATAACATTAGTACAGGTTCAGGTGTTTGGTATGACTTTAATTAACCCTTTAAGATAAACACTTAAAAATTTGATCACTAACATGGTACTTTTGGACTTATTTAATCACATGAATGCCAGCACATAAGGCATTATGATATAATGAGCACACTCAACAGCAGAAGGcaaatcaaataaattgatGATTCTCATTAAATCCCCAAAGCAAGTTATGTGATTGAGATATGAAAGTACCTCCTCTAACAGAGTTTCTGTCGTCATTATGCATGCCTGATCAGACTCCTTGCTCTTCTGCTTATCGTAGCCTCTAGGGAGATCATGAAGATCATGAGGAAAGAATATCTCACAGTCAAAATCCACTAGACCCCATAAGCGAAGCATTTTCAGTATTTCCGAGTAAATAAGTGAAAGCATAATAGATGAACCGGATCTATATGTCAAAACCTGCTCAATACATCAAgataaaattaagtaaaaaagaGAAATACTCCAAAGATAACATTGTGAATTTCCATAGTAAGAGATAAATCACATACTAAGGGGAGATAGAGAGCCCATGCCTCCGATTGGTCCATACAATTGGTTCTACGGAAACCCTGATTACAAAGAGTATCTCATGAAAACGGCACTTCCGTGCTCTAAAAATTAGACAGTAGCATATGAATTGACACAAAGTGATGTAAAAAACTGGTAATATGCACTCCAAGTTTAAGTTAATTCAAATGAAAATAAACTAAACAAAACATATTTACATGTATTCATAAAGGAAAAGATATTTCTCACAAGCGTACCTTGTTGACATACAAATATGAGTCTAAACTATGAAGAAAACTTTCAGGGGAAGAACTGAATGATGATCGATAGATTGAGCAGTAGCCCATGGAAAGATCATCCAACCTTTGAATGAAATCATCCACAGGAAGTGGAACCAAAGAGCGAGATACAAGAGCATGATCCTCAGCTGCAATATAAAGCGCTGTTTTCCCGAGATCCACACAATTATTGATACTAATGCTAGTTTCCCTCTCTATACCCGATAAGTTCTGAATCTGTGTCAAGAATCCCATCCTGGACTCCTGCATTCACCACCACCGCCACGACCATCATCAGCATCATGAATAAACCATCCAATACCTCAAATTAAACAAAAATCATAAAGTcgaatagaggaagaaaaagtAAATACTCTAGCGAGAGTGGTGTCGACGCCGCAGGAATCCAAGGCATCATGTAAAACAAAGTTGAGATGAGTCATCGGTTTCGATGCTCCGTGGCAGAACAGACGGCGGCGAGGAGAAGAAGAGCAAAGGAAAACGGGGGATTTGGAAGGAGAAGGGTATCGGAGTAGAGAGGCTGTATGAATTGGAGACTGAGGAGAAGAAGCCATCATTTTGTGTGCGTTGGAAGTGAGAGGAGAAGACAGAAACGGAAGAAGGAAGGAGGGAAGGATTTTATGCGAGGAAAAAAAAGAGCATCGTTAAGTATTGACGATATTTTCTTGTAAGCAGCCGccaaattaaagtttaattttttttttttttatgaatcatCCAATATTCGAAGCCACCCGAGCGTCTCTCAAATCTTTAAGGAAAGGTAGATTCAGCCATCccacttctttttttttattgaatttctttaattttttttataacgatttataaattttttatactattCACTTTGTTTTAAGTTTTCCTATTACTATTCTAACTACTTTTTTTAATCGcgaataaaaaattagaaatttaatCCTCGCTAATAATGTGAATTACATATACATTTATATATCATATGATAAATGGCCCAGACCAACAGTACATTATAAATGGCCCAGACCAACAGTACGCAACAGGCTTCAAGCAAACATAATATAGACCCATAACATATCACTTAGAGGGACTGGAACCAACTAAAATCTAATTTCATGGACTGGATAGAGTTCAAAGGAGCCCGAAAGCAGTCAGGCCTGCCCAATCACCAACATTCGTATGTGAATAAAATCCAAAATAATAGGATCATGATCCAAAAGAGTCAAAGGAAATTAACTAGTCCATCTTACGAGAATCAGAACCTTACATCCACAAATAGGCTATCTGCGTGAAAGTGACAGTCAAGTCAAAGTGTAGGACAGTGGAGACACACTTGAAAAAcacaaaagtaaataaaaataaaagggaatgaataatcaaactaaaaccaAGCTTACCAAAAAACACCTAAACTTAAACTCATTTTTGGATCTCAGAGTATCAATTGGTATCGTTTATGAGAAACGAAGGGATCTTAACGTCACTGGAGTTCTCACTTAACCTTTGAACCACTAAAATCCACATGGCCAACCTTGGAGAAAACCTCACAATGGTCACTCAAAATAACCTAGCCAATCCTGTGGCCCACCCCTAGCATAAACAACCCAAGTTCAACCTAAGACAATCCAGTATTTTCATTCTCTAGTCCACCAACCCCATCGCCTACAACATCGAATCATTCGCCGAACTCGACAATAGCAACATCTCACACCTTATTATCCGACCAAGAGCTTCAAAGCATCGCTTTGCAACTTCAGAACATTGCCAACAGGTTAGGCAAAATTCTATAGCAAAAAGGCCTCAATACCTCAAGTCAGCAGGGCTTGATGATAGTGAACCTTAACCTGCCATCAAGTGGCAGAAACCACAGTAAAGTAGCCAAAAGGGCTGGAAGGGAGGATGAAGGAGCAAGGAGAGAAAAAGAGCTAGAGGCATGAACTCGGAGCAAAATGGTGCGAGACCTTATAGACAACAATGTTGAGGATGTTaggaaattcaaatatttattacaacccaaacacgcagcggaaaaataaaaatctcttattttcttctcgagatccgtgtgcttcgtttagttcgaaaggaaggataaacTACTAACCTATTAGACTTCGACGAAAAGATACAATCTCAGACTCTAAGTGTTGCTTTTCAACGAACACccgctatggtatccacacgaacgtctcttatccttctggagtgctagctcacactgatggataagctatgtgctttTTGATCTGCAGCTCAAAACGTTTttccccaaaaaaaaaatcgtCTCTACACTACTCGCAACAGGAGTTATATATACGTTTTAAGTGTTTcagttttcccacaactcttttcatgaaagagttgtgtacatgaccaactatcacaatctcacagatactcaaatatcttatgtgatagagttgtgttcataaccaactatcacaatctcacagatactcaaatatctttatgtgatagagtcctttatctgtaacagttatagatagactgcagatccttttaaatattattatctcataataataattaatattaataataataatatctttattattattaattatactaataggcttttagcccattaatataacacatcaacaacgttcttttgtgtatgacccaataggctcatattaattggcaataggcccagtcccacaagacccataaatcataagttgCCTCTAGagagacattatgactacccaactaatatgaggatcgatagtccgataaagcctaataaatagaacatgtattaattcctttgtcacacgatatctagtttgaacataagtcatggtcaatgtcaaacttataatgttcaaacttatgatttttcgatctctaagtagactgataaattcaaatgatattgatcacactatcaattcatttgagcacggccatgcatttctcagtctcacttatcgatgggtccagaagatatctctctcaaagagagggacaaattctatcttgattgttcaatatcctctacataatttccaTTCTGCTCAATCATAATCTTTATGATTGTCTGATTAAagataatgtttggttatgtcaaaacataacagtccttatgttggaaactatgacaatctcaagttaaAGTACGAAGACATAACTATTttaagattcacttatgacaataacccatgtagtgatctcagtgcgggtccatccaatactttgttctctaacaagtatctatgattattgaattatatcaacatatacataatcatctcatgattatcaatcaataaccatactagttatattttattattatcaacataataataagtaaccagggatgttaatcattattatgtaacatgcaaacaaataataatgataataaaaccctcttttattaataaccaaaacgacatacaaaaaggtccaagataatggcctagggcaaatacactaacaatctcccacttgcactaggcctaatcatacaaatatctaatacccatagacctagtgtgctgatcatgcttgacctgtgagagaggcttggtcagtggatctgcaatgttgtcatttgtgtctactttgcatattttgatatctcctatatcaatgatctctcaaaTAAGGTGGTATCACCTGAGTATATGCTTAGATCTCTGATGATATCtaggctcctttgcctgtgctatggtaccattattatcacaataaaggtccataggatttgcaatgctagGAACCAAtcccaactctgtgatgaatttcttcaaccagactgcctctttagctgcatctgatgctgctgtATGCTCAGTTTCTGTTGTAGAATCTactacagtgctctgcttggaacttttttAACTAACAGCTCcactatttaaagtgaatacaaattctgactgcgatctgaagtcatctatgtcggtttggaaactagcatctgtgtaaccttttgcaactagctcgtcttccaaacctccataaactaggaatgcatccttagtcctactaaggtactttaggatattcttaacagctgtccagtgactttcaccgggatctgcctgatatctgcttgttgtgctcaaggcatatgagacgtctggtctagtacataacatggcatacatgatagatccaatagcagaagcataaggaatcttattcatccgttctcgctgattagatgtcataggacattgattcttgctaagatgaataccatgagacatgggcaagaatcctcttttggaatcttgcatgctgaaccttttcagcaccttgtcaatataagtactttgactcagaccgattatcctcttggatctatccctatagatcttaacaccaaggatatatgcagcctcacctaagtccttcattgaaaaagaattccctaaccaagtcttaaccttttgcaaggtagggatatcatttccaatgagtaatatgtcatccacatatagaactagaaacacaactgcactcccactaaccatcttgtaaacataagattcatcttcattcttgatgaatccaaagtcccttattgtctcatcaaaacgaagattccagctctgagaagcttgcttcaatccataaatggatctttgaagcttgcaaatctttccagaattctcagggattacaaaaccctcaggcTGTGTCATGTaaacatcctcgagcaagtttccattaaggaaagctgttttgacatccatttgccatatctcgtaatcatagtacgcagcaatggcaatgagaattctaaccgacttaagcattgcaactggcaaaaaggtctcatcatagtctatgccatgagtttgtttgaaacctttcgtgacaagccttgctttgtaggtatgcacatttccatccatgtcagttttcttcttgaaaacccatttgcaaccaatggtcttaacaccctcagggggatcaattaatgaccaaactcgattgtcatacatggattgcatttcagatttcatggcagaaagccatttctcagagtctggacctgacacagcctcttgataggtagtaggctcatcttgatcaatgagcaaaagttcacgtctgtcagtcatgagaaatccatatctctcaggctgatgacgtatcctatcagatctgcatgggacttgtgtcacccttttaGTTTCCACAACTATTTGTggttctggaagtggttctatcgacggttcaatgctctcttgtggtgcttgagtttcctcaagtcgcactgtactcccattgaatctctgagagataaattccttttctaaaaaggtaacattttgagcaacaaacacttttttCTCTAAGGAAATATagaaattgtaatacccggctagactctggtatcggaattcctaccgtccggtggaatctcgaatgtcggaagcctctagtagggtagaaacatgttttcataaaatgttttaaagcatttcatggttttaagtatgaaaattaaatgagtttttgcatgaaaagtctttggaggaaaacacaggttcggccgccgaaaatcaagttcggccgccgaacatgcatgcgttttggaggcacgttaggcccccgaaagcatgagtgagggaagttcaggttcggccgccgaaagtcaagttcggccgccgaacatggcatgcgtgcggaggcactttcggcccccgaacgtggtctggccagccactataaaaggggcacttaaccgaaatgggcgagctttctcccattttcggccacagctagcttccgaccgcCCTCTTccagatctagtgttcttccttcaaatccccaccatttttcttgagttttaagcttgcattgaaggttttgaacttttgaaacaagttttggagctttgggaacccaggagctcattttcgtggatctccaagtttaggtcatctccctctcgatcttcaagaggtaagagccgatcttaagctccttatatgttttaagtaagttttaagttgttttatgggtagagatgcatgtttaggcttgttgaggagtttatgggttttgatgttttgatgaacaatgtatgttgtttgtgtgtgtttgaagtgttgtagttggggtatttgatagtttgagacccctaggtgtgatgtttggtgtttatgcatgttgtagaatagggttatgcatgattggttgtgtagggggttgaaatgggcatgaagaaccaagtttctgccctttggcagaaaccaggttcggcagccgaaggcactttcggccgccgaaccagcttgggaggcagctttaggctgccgaagcctgcccccgaaagtgggagtttcggctctgtccgagactttcggccgccgaaggtgccgccgaacatgcatgagtttcgtctctgtctgggagtttcggccgccgaaggtgccgccgaacctgcctgactttcggctctggagggacttccggccgccgaaggtgccgccgaaagtgcccttcccagccttttcttgcacgttttctagggatgttttgaggtgtttttaggaggtttttgggggtatgtttagaattatgttcttgttgtttggtgcctcatttgagtccacctgtgtaggttcggacccgaggaaccgagacccccggttgtgagatagtcgttcagagtccgttgttaaagcttcagtcaccaggtgagtgggataactccctaagtttctaagtaaagtaattgaataaatgaacaaatgaatgaatctgaaagcatacccatgcatcattaatgccatgaaatattccaggatgtttgcattagaaattcacgaaaatgttgcattgcataatttgatgttgatgtggatggttgttgggtgatccatagtcctctgatgttatgttatgatgatatgttatggaagaccagcgaggcccattctacgcccctggcactatgtaagagaaagaccagcgaggcccattctacgcccctggcactgtaacgacccgaaaatcggaccgctaccggcgctaggatccgggtcgacttaaggccgccgggacccgtagcaagcctaacatgcatcctgtgaacctgcttaatcccatacatgatcaacaacatacataaaaattaaaactttttattccatgaacatcaaccaaactcaacctgtgcataacattaacataacattgatccctctgtgggatctcaacaatgcccccaaggggtgacataacatatgctgagttggttacataaacatcataaaaatctctaagatcatgtattgaaagggatacaacaatctatggtcaagcacacactaacgtccataaaactcattacataactatactgtac
This window encodes:
- the LOC110608062 gene encoding uncharacterized protein LOC110608062; this encodes MMASSPQSPIHTASLLRYPSPSKSPVFLCSSSPRRRLFCHGASKPMTHLNFVLHDALDSCGVDTTLARESRMGFLTQIQNLSGIERETSISINNCVDLGKTALYIAAEDHALVSRSLVPLPVDDFIQRLDDLSMGYCSIYRSSFSSSPESFLHSLDSYLYVNKGFRRTNCMDQSEAWALYLPLVLTYRSGSSIMLSLIYSEILKMLRLWGLVDFDCEIFFPHDLHDLPRGYDKQKSKESDQACIMTTETLLEETLRSLKEAFWPFQYDNTKSLFLRAAHAANCTDRSKHFEESYSGFQLPAAEAAQHRLHHGVQTSKSFGDMLCALAACERLVLLESDPKELRDYSILLYHCGFYEEAQKCLEMYQKTKSLSLQKQPSCKYNILEEDAVEKLKVRLDLISMENGWSKPSRV